CAATAAGATGATGAAAACTCAGAGCATACTCTTGTTCGTTTCCCCTAACTCTACTACTTGCTAGAGTTGAATTTACAGCCATGAGATCTCAAATGACtatttgaaattcaaatctTATGAGTAGCCGTTGATTGTGTCATCTACCGTCGCAGAACTCACTCTGCAGCTCCATAGAGAGAGTTTCCCGAAGTAGGTTGTGCTTGTGCAACAGCCTGTCATCCTCTGTTGCCTGCACAAATATGGTAAAATGTTTTGATCTTCTCAAGTCCGTTTTTTGTGGATTCCAATACCTAAGATTATTTGTGTAAAaccaatttgaattcaaattataTTTGTGAAGAGTATATATCTTCCCTTCATGATTGTAGAGGCTCGTGGTAGAACCAATATTCCGTCTATAGCGACAACACCTTCCACAGTTAGGTCCATCCAAGTTTCTATGTACCCACCGAAGTACTTTCAAGCGTGCCAACGTCCTTATGTTCTGTGGACTATACGGTTATTATTTGGTCTATCGAAACTCTTCGACAACCACACGGCCTCTAGTTTGTTCAAGGTTCGCAAGGTCCAACCAAGCTTAAAGATGTCTTCATGTCCTTTGGTTTGTTCTTCTTCTATTGGTCCATCCAAGCCTTTTTGACAATCACACATCCTCTAGTTTGTTCACCATCCACTAGGTCCTTTCAAACATCCGGCATATTCCTTGCCTAATAACTTGTTCGCCATTTGCAATGTCCATCCAGTTATCAACATATCTCATTTCCAATAGCTTGTTCCTCTTCTAGAGAAAAAGTCATTCTACACTCTTAGATGTCCTACAGCTAACGCCACCTTCATATGAATCTGCCAGTATCTTCTGCACACTCTATTGCACATGTTAGTATACTCAAAATGCTTTGTCATCCTCAAAATATTATAGGCATCTTTTCTAAGAGTATTACTTGAGAGGAGATACGATTGCAATTAATCATAGAAATCCCACGCCATAACTCTATGTGCATTTCTCACATTCAACCTATCAGCTTCCGCTTCCCATTTCAGCTTTCCTTGGGTGGGATAACACATAATTGGTATACATGTTTTCTTTCTATGCTAAGTTATCATTTGGCATTTGTGCAACCTCATGGAtacttttgcataatttttagttgagatagctagtataagcacttagagaggggtgaataggtgtaaaaataatttcttgagataagagagcaatactaagcagataatagaaaggaagttatcatttggttaacaaaacgaattatgatcaaagtaaagcaaagagtagggaagaaaaaattgaacacaaggtttatagtggttcagcttattccaagcctacgtccactcttccgcactgatagcccaccggctggatttcactatgaacaaaagaattATTACAGCAAgtctctcccttgattccacagtgtggATACTCtgccacacttcctcaaggtttctcataatataaactctcttttgcgtacaagatttcactcagtaaatgaattgattaaGAACAAagaacttcagactttggaattcttcaatcgcgcacacactcgaacaaccggaacgtcttccttttatactcatttatgccattatacccgttggcacttaccaaaggaattcctccaatctacccattggacggaattaattagaaagatcattcgagctatttaaggaacatgtcgatagcccatcaatcatgctcgcccatacaatcaggatctcggtttccataagtagaaccttccaagtatacttcgccaatcatcggatccttaatcaatcttgatttgaataaaggaatccgttatgtcatatccaaccaagagatcttctctagttgataaggtcaaatccttaatgaaacacccagcTTCGGATAGCCCTtttcgacggattagaaactgtcaatgagaatagactttgagtcttgagtctggcagtccggaggtcttcggactttaaatagtagagtctgcagatcttcagattagactgatgaaaacattttgtcagcttcaaaatattccaggaCGATTTCTCCAACATTATTCAATCGGGGTTGGATTTGTGCAAGTTCACTAATCGTAGGTGTTCACATTTCACCGACCTATCATCACGAAGGAGTTAAAGTGATGGATGACATTGCTTCCTCCCTGGGACGTCTCTACCTAGCTCTTCTCAAAAGTCTTGTTCTAGTCTTCCTATCCACTTTTCCAAGTCAACCACCATGTTTAAGCAGCTAATCTCACAAGACTAGTAAcaatttccaaagaaaatggCCTTCTTTTCGCTTTTTTGTGAGGAATCacacaacttcttcttcttcatgccaTCCCATTCCATCCAGAGAATTGAtactgaaaaaaataaaaaaaaaaacaaaaatttcctaTTTTCTAGACTAGAACAATATCGAAATCTTGGGATGGGTCTATGCTGCACTCACACACAGGGCTTAGGTTGCATGGCTTTCTGCATCTTATAACTATTGGGAGGAAGATTCATGCGGAGCTTTATGAATTGTCTCATCtatattttccaataaaaatcTCCGACTATTATTGCTTTTGTGTCGCAGGGAAACTGAAAGCTAGGAGCTTACTGAAAAAAGGTGCTCTTGGTaagtagaaaatcaaatttcttATGAGTACTTACGAATTAAAATGCAGACATTTGGATAGTATTTAACAGAAAGTAGGAATATTAAAACCCCAGGAAAATGATTATCTCTAATTATGCTTTGTATGTCCTTTGGTTACACAGGTGCATCAATCAGTGCATTTGGTGTCGCTATTATAGTCTTAGCCTATCTTTGTCGACACAAAATTTCCAAGCATAAACCCATGATCATAGGGAGcagaaagatgaaaaagagtCATAAATTTGAGGTCAATTTCGAAAATCATGGAATTCTAGTAACCAGAAGCTATTCTCATGCTGACATTAAGAGAATGACCAActcattcaaagaaaaactagGCGAGGGAGGCTATGGGTGTGTGTACAAAGGGAAGCTCCCAGATGGACTTCTCGTGGCTGTGAAAATCCTAAGTAAGCTAAAAGGAGATGGTGAAGACTTTATCAATGAGGTAAACAGCATGAGCAGAACTTCTCATGTCAACATTGTTAAACTACTAGGTTTCTGCTTTCACAAAACCAAAAGGGCCCTTGtctatgaatacatgcccaatgGATCTCTGGAAAAACTCATATACGAAGAGAACTACTTCAAGCTAGGTTGCAGCCACCTCGGATGGGGCACCTTGTACCAAATCTCTCTAGGCATAGCTCATGGGCTTGAATACTTGCACAAAGGCTGCAACTCAAGAATATTACACTTTGACATAAAGCCGCACAACATTCTTCTCGATGAAAACTATTGCCCCAAGATTTCCGACTTTGGCCTTGCGAAGATATGCCATCGAGAGAAGAGCACAATCTCACTACTTGGTGCACGAGGGACTGCAGGGTTTATCGCGCCAGAAGTATTTTGCAGGAACATTGGAGGAATATCTCAAAAATCTGATGTGTATAGTTTTGGGATGACAATGCTCGAAATGGTTGGTGGGAGGAAAAATATAATGACTGGAGCAAAGAGAACAAGTGAAATATACTTCCCACATTGGATTCACAAACGTCTTGAACTTCAAGAAGAGTTAGGACTGCAGAATGTCACAAGTGAAGGAGACAAAGAGAAAGCTGAGAAGATGGTAATAGTGGGCTTGTGGTGCATACAGACTAATCCTTCAATTAGGCCAACAATGAGTGAGGTGGTGGATATGCTAAGAGGCGGTGTTGACTGTTTGCAAGTTCCTCCCAAGCCCTATTTGTCTTCTCCATCAAGATCATCACCAACCACTTCAATGTCCATGGTCGTGTGAAATTTAAGATCGTACTATAAGCACATCTAGCCTTTCAACGCAAGGAACAACTTGTGTACCAAGATACATGAGAATACTTCCgaaatttttcttgtatttgttGAACGTGTGATGCCAATGCTAAAGCCGACAGAAGTTATATAAAGCCACGTCATTACCTGTAGAAAGCATCTGAACACGAATTTGCATCTTATGCAGCTAAATTTACATGATGGCAAGACCACCTagaattgattatatttttaatttcattggTTTCTGGTTTATGTTACAAACTTATTAGTTTGATAACTATTTTTCCGCAATCATCTTGATCTAATAACTGAATCACAGCAAATGAGCAACCTCAAGACTATATAAACATGTGCGTTTCTTCTTGAAACAAACTATTAGAACATCAACATAAAGGAAAACGTGTCCAAAAAGTCTCAAACCTATTGTACGGCAGTCGATTTAGTcctctattttcaattttgtcaatttaatgcTAAACATTATGATGATTTTCTAACGTAGTTCATCCGGTTagttttgattaaaaattactGACATTGCAGTCTAGTCAAGATATCCATTGCTAACATAgaaggtttttttatttatttattattatttgttctttcttttttctgtttttgtttttcttgtttcgaCGTTAGTCGATGGCTATAGGTGAGGGCCATGATGCCCTCACCATATGTTCCCAACATTATATTGGGGCGAGGGCAAGGGCGAGGTTGTTGCAGTCATCACCCAAGGCCATCGATTGGCAACCGGTGGGAAAATaaggaataaaaaggaaaacaagaaaagcaaagaaaaagaaagcgacaaaaagaacaaattctgaaaatttaatacAATCATAAGAATTGTTCACATTTGTGCCGATTGTGTCTCATAAAACAACTAATATTGACTGGACTATCAGGTTAGtgatttttctatcaaaattagttggatggactacattaaaaaatcatcaaaaaaatttaaactaaattgacaaaattgaaaattttaagtttgaatTGGCTACGTACAaggaatttttttgacaattatccGGTGACAAAATAGACTGATTATGCCAAAGTCAATCATTTCAAGACGACGAGGCGGATGCTTTCAAGAAAGAGCTGTGGAGGTTGGATTAGCACCTGCTCTTGTTGATAGATTAAATGGAGCGGAAGACTTGAAGTATCTATTGTCTATTTGGTATGTCACGGCacctaaaattttcttataGCCGTATTAACTCCGCACATTACATTGCAGTTGCTATGACTacattctaaatcttttttctttttttattccctttgcTCTTATTTGTTGCTCTATTTGAGACGTCGGATATTTTCCCGAGAAAATCTCTTGTGAGCACTGGTTTTCCGGGAGAAATAAGAATATAGCCTAATAACGTGGTGGGCACTTCAGTTGCTTAGTTTATATATGAGTAAAAGAATCTGAACTTTGACCAAGTATGGAAATCAAATTACGGACTCAAAACAGGTCGGGATCAAGGACTAATCTATACGGACTCAATTTGGGCATTTTGTCAAACACGTGGTGGGCACTTCAGTTCCTTACTTTATATATGAGTTTGCAGTAACGATTCACGTCAGTCCATCACAATAAGAGCTAACATAGATAATCAACTCAACATCGATCATTTCAGACTTAAGATCGACGATGTATGAAGTCTCAGTTCCTGTTTTCATTCTAAAACTATGACCGAGAGTAACAAAACGAACTCACATTCATCAAGCTAAATTTTTAGGTCCGAACAGTGAGAAAATCCAAGGTACGATGTTTTAGGAACGTCACCACTGAGATCGCAAGAATTAAACACAAGATAACTTATATGGCTAAGGTTTACCGGAAAAGAAAACCTCCTTTGTTTGtctctttttcatttgtcatgtatttaattatttacttttgttattatatttatatttttaatttttgtacttttacAAGAATGAATACTTGAAGATTTTTGTTAGCATAACAGTTTTTTGCCTACTGTAAGAATAATATAGCATGTTGTGACTTACACATTTTTTAAGAAGTGGACATGACAATAActtctaattattattattattattattattattattattattattattattattattattattattattattattattattactatttgtGGTTCAAAACAGTTTGTTATTCTCCTAATGGATTAGGTTAGTCACATAAGCATTTCTCATACTTGAATAGTCAATTaaaatttgggtgtcaacaaaATCCTCTCtagaatctttcttggataaGTTGATAGCTTTTGTCGTTTATGCTCATTATGCTTAGGATATTTACCTTAATGGAATTTTTGGCTGTTTCCGGAAACTAAACCAAATTAATTTACAAATAGAGAGCTTAGTTGTCAAAGAcccactgattttttttttcttgaacttattttcctaattttgctATGTGGTTTGATTTTAATGAGCATAACAGGAGATAAAAGTTTCTAggtctttaatttttttgaattaccCTATTGTAAATGATCCAACTTGAGGGAACATGTGAAAATAGGAGTCAACTCTTGGAAAAACTTGTCAATCGGGGCAAGATTTGTGCAAGTTCCCTAATTGCAGGTCTACGAATTTCACCAACCTATCATCATCAAAGAGGTAAAGTGATGGATGACATTGCTCCCATGAGTGTCTCTACCTAGCTCTTCTCAAAAGTCTCTTGTTCTAGTCTTTTTGTCCCATTTCCAAGTCAACTGCCGTGTGCAGTTGCTTTCCTGTCCCCTTTCCAAGTCAACTGCTGTGTTTAAGCAGCTGCTCTCACAAGACTAGTAGAAGGAATTGCCAATAACAAGGgccttcttttcactttcctgTGAGGAATCAAAtagcttctccttctttttcttcgtcttcttcctaCAATTCCTATTTCACCGAAATCTAATCGACGACGAAAcatcttttctaaaagttgtTCTTTGGCTTTTGATGAGAGGAGACGGGTTCTGTAACGACTCTAGACAAGAAATATTCAGCCAAATAAGGAATAACTATAATCCTTTATTTCGAACTTCAAACCAAGTTGTACAAACAAACCGTACTAGAATTCAATCAACAATAAGGCTTGAAAATATAACAATTTCCACAGCAATACACGTACATGAATTGTGCTAGATTTTAATTGCTAATAAAACTCGAGAAGGTGCAAAGATGTAACGCCAGAATTTAATCGACATCACGACATCTATAGCAAAGATGCACACCGAAATTGAATTGATGATGAAACATC
The nucleotide sequence above comes from Eucalyptus grandis isolate ANBG69807.140 chromosome 2, ASM1654582v1, whole genome shotgun sequence. Encoded proteins:
- the LOC104428611 gene encoding LEAF RUST 10 DISEASE-RESISTANCE LOCUS RECEPTOR-LIKE PROTEIN KINASE-like 2.4 isoform X4, translated to MGLHCTHTRGLDCIAFCIFFICILEEPVASAADKVSYEVCTPHHCGGNHRVSISYPFYIPGGGRELCGYPGFEVSCEGTKTMYGHYSVKSISYEENSVDLAIQGDTSCFAPYPFTYPPINIFLNKSSFLHPNLWFFINCTSSSSFSFPTSPVKCPSNATYNTSVALLPNGTFPRQNGSCGLISGVPVQLEGGLLNRTIKNVTYKELLKKGFRLKWDLLTMKSCAGCEKSGGRCGRSQYTDFLCYCPHGTDHPKDCKKGGGKLKARSLLKKGALGASISAFGVAIIVLAYLCRHKISKHKPMIIGSRKMKKSHKFEVNFENHGILVTRSYSHADIKRMTNSFKEKLGEGGYGCVYKGKLPDGLLVAVKILSKLKGDGEDFINEVNSMSRTSHVNIVKLLGFCFHKTKRALVYEYMPNGSLEKLIYEENYFKLGCSHLGWGTLYQISLGIAHGLEYLHKGCNSRILHFDIKPHNILLDENYCPKISDFGLAKICHREKSTISLLGARGTAGFIAPEVFCRNIGGISQKSDVYSFGMTMLEMVGGRKNIMTGAKRTSEIYFPHWIHKRLELQEELGLQNVTSEGDKEKAEKMVIVGLWCIQTNPSIRPTMSEVVDMLRGGVDCLQVPPKPYLSSPSRSSPTTSMSMVV
- the LOC104428611 gene encoding LEAF RUST 10 DISEASE-RESISTANCE LOCUS RECEPTOR-LIKE PROTEIN KINASE-like 2.1 isoform X3 — protein: MGLHCTHTQDLVCTAFYIFFISILGDPIMSSLDQVSYEKCKPSHCGGNHGLNISYPFYIRGGGRELCGYPGFEITCEGTKPTYADYSIKNISYEESSIELASLLHPPCFLPRPFHFNPIGIFLKNSVFFLRTLQFFYNCTGPFSLPFPTSPVSCPSNATYNSSVALLPSPFSLLHDGMFHHLTELCESLSMVTVQLKGGFSNQTIKDIDYKELLKNGLRLNWNVTNKTCTGCRESGGRCGRSQDTDFLCYCPNGANHPSICNSGGKLKARSLLKKGALGASISAFGVAIIVLAYLCRHKISKHKPMIIGSRKMKKSHKFEVNFENHGILVTRSYSHADIKRMTNSFKEKLGEGGYGCVYKGKLPDGLLVAVKILSKLKGDGEDFINEVNSMSRTSHVNIVKLLGFCFHKTKRALVYEYMPNGSLEKLIYEENYFKLGCSHLGWGTLYQISLGIAHGLEYLHKGCNSRILHFDIKPHNILLDENYCPKISDFGLAKICHREKSTISLLGARGTAGFIAPEVFCRNIGGISQKSDVYSFGMTMLEMVGGRKNIMTGAKRTSEIYFPHWIHKRLELQEELGLQNVTSEGDKEKAEKMVIVGLWCIQTNPSIRPTMSEVVDMLRGGVDCLQVPPKPYLSSPSRSSPTTSMSMVV